The Melanotaenia boesemani isolate fMelBoe1 chromosome 8, fMelBoe1.pri, whole genome shotgun sequence DNA window ttgttctttcggtcactacccacagtccccaaactgagaaaaactaccaagagtctggaacgagttaaagtataaaaaagtttattttttaggaaccctagtaattaacctaaactaaaatctttcttcatgattttcatttgtccctttatccctccagaggttccacatcaatatgtctacaaggtggatgaagctcttcaagatgaccagcagctgtgcaaccagaactcaaacctggaccaggagcaaccagagtctgctcgtattaaagaggaagaggaggaactcctcagcagtcaggaggaagagcagctttggctgaaggatgaaactgtgaaatttcaacagctcatccaggggaatcccgaggcgttcccaggccagccgagagatgtcgtccgtccagcatgtcctgggtcttccccgcgGCCTCCTCCAGATGGGACATGCCCgaacacctcatcagggaggcGTCCTGGAGGTATCCTGACTAGTAGGGCTGCACAATGAATCCGATTTTGGCCACAATTAAATTCGACGATATTTACATTCAAAGTGCGtctctgctgcatctctgatcacgTACATTCTCACCCTGTAGTCTGCCAACCACCAGGAGGCCAACGCAAGGCCAAagcttcattaagctgcctaaaTAACAAGGGCGCAGTAACACACCCCTTTAACAGCCGGCAGCTGGTTGTACTCAGTGCTGccaactagggctgcaacgattagtcgacgttgtcgacaataaaaatagtcgtcaacgaatttagccgtcatctattgttggcaaaaaaaaaaaaaactacagagtgagacatcgtcttcttttttataaaataaaataataataataaaataaattaaatacatgtgaggtttgtaaagcggaccttgtgtacgacggaagtacgtctgcagcgctcgaacacttttttttttatttttatttattcatttatttttttttaacttgtcctgtccagcatcatagcagcaaaatgataatctggttgctgtatcgtgctgaacaaatttgctctgccaaggggaggcctatgggtaaggctcctcttgataatctgattaattaatttatttatttactttgaatcacggaatctatgtaatcttgctggacctgaccggaggggacagaaaaagatggaaaatagcaaaaagagcaaaagggaaacaagaaaggagacaaaaagatcacagacagaaggaaacgaccttcaatccacaccatcaccagacaacaaactgttacacctgtacatgaacacaccagaaaacttcctacaacttttacaaaagcagaaacacacacacagaaaaaaaacaaacaaacaaacaaaaaaaaaaacagggctgccagtcattaagagtttttaaataataaccaaatcaaaaagacataacagcgaccagatactaactcacaggaaaaatacaaaaaccttttttttataattatcgcttagtattaaaacccactagacaactcagtgactgtgtcagcatgcagagcatgagaaacaaggagtgatcagtgatgaagagtggtgagtgagatcatgcaaatgcgacctcgcctccacggaggcccaGTGGGggcaagatcagcagccgccggccccgccagggaccggccacccagggcagcccaagcgaaggccccaggagcccagaggcggccgccccaccccccaaaggcagagggcccacaccatgcctaggaggaccaggcccccccagacagccacccggcataggccagcacacaccctgatgttccagccgcacaccccgggaaccagggtgctatcagccccctccccccactccccatctacttcaacctgcaccccatataaccccacactcacaccctcccccgtgccgcacccacaatcactcaccaccacacaatcacgccacacacaacccacccaccatgccccgtgggggacaccccaggcggaccagcggacagcgagccccaagcacccccccttgacccaactcccatagagccagcagcccaccagcacagccaccccgggaccctgCCCGCcctcagccacacacaggaggagcaggggtgtaagaggtccccaataccctctccctccccgctcctgactgtttatgtagtgtgtgttgtgtgcaattaaaattgaggggcagtgactgcaatgagccgcgagccgggccacctaagtgcaccgcatgccatgccccccaggtgttgtttgtgtgttgtgtttcttgtgttttggtgtctcggtgcaattaaaactgagaggcgagcagccacggggtgcatccaaggagaccactgaatggtctcctccgttccgtTGGATGATGAGcgtttagtggcattaggcacccctgctccccaggaggcccccccgggcaagacaggccaggagaggccgccccccacaaCCGGGCCATTTAGGGACTGCAGCCAGTGAGctgccacccaccccagaaaatacccaccctcccacacccctaacggaatgagaggatggggacagcggcagacccacggcccaccacccccaggcccgcccaggcctccccccacaagtgcacttaacccagccccaaccacacacagaaacacatgcacacacctatttccttgcacactcccactcatcctaactcacatatgccctctcagccccacccaaaaaatataaacactcgcacagcatccaaccctcccactctcactccccagacacaccccactcatcctaacacatgcatacgcacgcacgcacacaaacacacccccccattcacacaaacatccaaagtatagacacacacacacaacatacaaacatccctgtctcacaccccagcacctccccctataatcccccgaatcccactcagccctccttcaaaacccctacacccccttGCTCccaggccataccctgggtcccagggtgtcaacaagacaccagggcatgcaccaacccacaccacggcagcgcatccgggcaggcccagaccccaagCACACAgggagcccaccaccccggagggaggaggaccacccccgggcaccagagcccagaacccctgcccagcccgccccagaatagcccggccacccggcccaggaccgacgcccaccaacccaggcaccaccagtggcctcaccccctgCCACGAGGcaactccaaccgctggcccccacagcccccgacggggccagactcagagccacccccaccgcagagcagcctggtcccgcatcacgggcaaccacaaagaacccgcaaccaccagtcactcccagccatttctcaaacccccatagcaacgaggtcacagtcctccacctacactaagtgatggaactaagcacaggggaccagaaggaatgagattcagccgaatagttctttgaggaggcagacattgtctcactactgatgtggtcaactaagagattcctaaactgctgaatacacagattatttttggttttccagttcacaaggatagttttctttgcgatgcataatgctgtgcgtatcatgtgtgcagagttaattgccatattaatgtcacccaagtcacctagtagacacagtgcggggattgtaagaatattacatttaaaccatgttgacatgtccacacatacctgaagccagaacctgcggataggtgtgcaggaccacaaggcatggaggtagttatctggtgtgttttcattgcagtgtgtgcagatgtttgattgtgacagacccatcctgaacatcctttgtcctgtataatgagttctatgcagaattttgaattgtattagttgcatatttgaatttttagtcattttaaaggtgtttaaacatatttgtgaccatttatctttattaaagttactggataagtcaccctcccattttgaagttggaagacagattaagtcttctagtttagaaaatagtctatatgtttttgataatagctttggggcattgagattcatgaattctgccaccctaataggtagctgtaagttcaattgattaatggtatatttttacatataatagatttaagctggtgatattctaaaaatgttttgctactgattccatattgtgaagtgagaatattaaatgataagaagtttccattttctattatatgttctaactgttttattcctttatttttccactgagtgaaattaatcagctttttgttttgcaggatgtcaggttgttccagaggggtgtaaacttacatggaaaaagtgaggatttggttatttttagaaaatcccaccaagccactaaggaggaactgatattgatgcttttaaaacacttatgtgttttgatggttgagctgatgaatggcaggtcagagataaacacatcctcacataatgcttgctctacatctaaccatgattcatccagactgctaggtttaagccatttggagatatactgcagcttgttagctaagaaaacatgattaaagttgggtagctccaatccgcctctatctttagtctgttgtaaagtttttagactgatacgtgatggcttgtttttccataaaaatttagatatatgtgagtccagtgacttaaccTAGTTGGAGGATGGATTAATGGGTATCATTAAAAACCgatagtttactttagatagaaccatcattttaactgtggcaaccctccccatgagtgatatgggtaagcgcctccaccgtgagagatcatcctctattgttttaagtagctggacataatttagctttgttagttctgataacctgggggaaacatttatgcctagatatctaatgtttccagactgtattgtattattgggtgtgttttgtaggtcacaattaatgggcataacaatagtcttagaccagttaatagagtattcagatattgatgagaatgtgttaataagtgtgattgtctgggggagagatgtcagtGGGTTCTGGAGAAagagtaatacgtcatcagcataaagacttatcttgtgttctatatttttggcatggattcctttaatctctttattttgtcttatggcagcagctaggggttcaataaaaatagcaaagagtgatggagagagcgggcagccctgtctggtgcctctctgcaaacagaagcttggagaggtttgatcattgatcttcacacatgcatttgggttgttatataatatttttatccaatctatgaaagatgacccaaacccaaatttgtttaatgttgcaaataaaaatttccagtttactcggtcaaacgctttttctgcgtctaaaaaaatgactgtggattccagattatgtagagtagaataatctatgatgttaattaatctacgcatgttagtagaggaatgtctacctctaataaagcctgtttggtcaggatgtattattagaggggttattttttctatccttctggccaaagctttgctaattattttgagatctacatttattaatgaaattggacggtaactggatggaagtgtcgggtctttacctggttttaatagtagagtaatattggctaggttcatatttgaaggtattttttgtttttcctttatttctaatatcatattgtagaaagtgggtgccaacgttgtccagaattctttgtagaattctgctgggtaaccatctggacctggagctttattgttgggcatatgctgaagagcttcatggagttcgccgactgaaaggggggaatccaaggccattttattttcatgttttaattgtggaagattgacgttactaagaaatttatcaatgttgtcatctgttgtagttagttgtgatgtatataatgttatatagaattctttgaaagtgttatttatcttgtcagggtcgtggctgatgtttccttctggatctctgacagaggagatggttgttttctccttgtttgtttttaactaattagccaggaaccttccagatttgttgccatgctcaaagttctccaaacaaagtctttgcactaagaattgcgtctttttatctattatttcattaagttcaagtttagctttgcttatagcatttagtgtgttttcttctggggagacgtggtaagcgtcctctaaggagttctaactctgaagttttatgagaagagaaggaaataattttctctctcattactgcttttcctgcttcccaaagaacacttgctgaagtttctggcaagttgttgttttctagatataaggaccattctcttttaaagtagctgataaactcaggatcgtattaaatctccagtttctagttgctggtttattgctcttacttctcagagtgaatgatactggtgcgtgatcactaatgctaataggatggattctgatttctgacatgtcattcatcagcgagctgctagttaagaaataatctaatctagaataggaatggtggactgaagagaagaaggtgtattctcttagtgtgggatggtgagagcgccaagcatcacagagaccaaaatccttcatgtactgttttagtttctgaggatttccagactcgatgagctcctgtggtactttgtttgtccagtataatgttaaaatcacctcctataattaatgtgttatctgagtgaccatagaggcgaagagggagtgaaagaaggaggatcatctacatttggaccatatatatttgcgatacataacttaacattttgaatagataatgtaactattataaatctgccttctggatctatgattgtattatctatctatctatggaaactgggttgttgagagaagatctattgttgagtttgataaatgagtctcttggagtaatattatatctgctttcatttcttgcaaacgattaaaaatttttaacctcttttcccctgtgccagctccacgcacattccaagtgacaaatgtgagttcgttcatgaaccaaccacagaaatgaggctatatgcatattactgaagcgtgtgtgcgtgcatcccactgcttctccgcgtgcatgtgtatctgccagctggttgtgacagggatgtatgtgcgcttgtgctgttttgtgtgtgttcctgtgaatcatgaaaagtgctgatgtgtatataatataatgacaagtgttaccgttaaccgttaaagggtcggagagaagaagtgtaaagagtgaaaagagcgacagtgccaaatgaaaaaagtaatttaaaaaacgcatctgtgctgagagcagtgtagtggagacgggcagtggatttactgttaactaaattatcttttatggcagttttaaggatataacatgatctagtgagaaaacaggaaaattaaagcacataccaagtcagtagagccacagagtaatgtccgggtcgcggtacagctgtccattaataaataatttatccaccgcgatgacagcgcgagcgccttcaCTGATGGATTTCTTCCTGATGGGAAATAGGACTTTCCGTCcgtccagaatctctctgggatatCGTTCATTTACgaagttggttcccttcagttcgcggccctggttcttcacctgctccttctgtttgaagctgacgaacttcgctacaataggtcttggtctgctggacccgggtttcctcccgccgagccgatggactctgtgaaaggagatgtttttcaccgtttcctccgagagcttcaggtgggttttgatgaagtttttcaccgtggtctcggggtcctcctccgtctgctctggaatccctgcaaataccaggttctctctcatgctccgcgcctgcagatcgatcaccgtttccttcatcttcttgtttacttctgagagacgggtcaagccctccgTGAGTGATTTTActgactctctgagaccagcattttctacagccagagtttccacctgcttctggctgaattctagtgattcacgtagcgcctggaactccttgtagAGAATTTCcaccaggctcaaacgcgcatcaaaactactgagtttcttatctatagagatcagaacatccgttgagtcgttccccggtggtgaaatagctccaggtgaatcctcatttcgctgtctcttggccttggatgaggtggagggggtggacgtgttgtttggtttccccatgacgattctatcgtaacaacgatctataaaatctgtcaggctggccaaatcctccccgctgtgctccggagtgtaccttttaaagacactatttttctactttaaagactattttgattaggctggcacaaaatacaattgattgaaagcataaatgtttgggcgcgcctagtttgaatctgccgtctccccggaaactacgtcacctacagcattagtaTCACttaatggtaaatgtatttgttgCATTATTTGTCATCTATAgtaaattaaagtttaatttttcactaaaaTTGTTGCCACATAGTTTGtctataattaaataaaaacacctgtttttccaaacatggtgaataatcgtgattaataatcgtgattaatgatcgtgattacaatattgatcaaaataatcgtgattattattttggtcataatcgtCCAGGCATACTGACCAGATGCTCGAGCCACTcttggaaaagagatttttagtcTCAGTGAAGCTTGTAATggttaaataagtaataatataaatattaagtcctattttttcttttttaggaaccctagtaattaacctaaactaaaatctttcttcatgtttttcatttgtccctttatccctccagaggttccacatcaatatgtctacaaggtggatgaagctcttcaagatgaccagcagctgtgcaaccagaactcaaacctggaccaggagcaaccAGAGTCTGCTTGTataaaagaggaagaggaggaactcctcagcagtcaggaggaagagcagctttggCTGAAGGATGAAACTGATCAGTTTTCAATACCGGCTGCTCATGAGGAAGATGGTCACAGTGATCCAGAACCAAACAGGGACCATATTCCCTCTTACAGTCCTCCTGCAGACCAACATTCACCTTTAGAGGAAAGCACGGTTGAAGACTCAGGACCAACAACGTGTGCAGATACAGAGCCAGAAAAGAGCTGTCTAACGGAGACAAATGAGAACGTAGGAGAGGCCTTTCTGTTAGAAAGTCATTGTAATGAAAGAGATGAGAAACAACATTCCTGCAAGTTCTGTGGGAAACAGTTTGAAACGAAAAGTAAGTTAACTGTTCATGTAAGAACGCACACAGGAGAGAGACCGTActcttgtcaaacatgtgggaaatgtttcagtcTCAAGAGTACTTTGGTgaaacacatgagaattcacacgggtgagaagccgtattcttgtcaaagatgtggaaaatgtttcagtcaaaatactcatttggtGAACCACATGACAACTCACACAGCTAAGAAGCTGTATTCttgtccaacatgtggaaaatgtttcagtctcAGGAGTACTTTGGTgaaacacatgagaattcacacggGTGAGAAGCCAtattcttgtcaaacatgtggaaaatgtttcagtcaaaatactcatttggtGAACCACATGACAACTCACACAGCTAAGAAGCTGTATTCttgtccaacatgtggaaaatgtttcagtctcAAGAGTACTTTGGTgaaacacatgagaattcacacagctgagaggccgtattcttgtccaacatgtgagaaatgtttcagtcaaaatCAATATTTGTTACGCCACATTACAACTCACACAGCTGAGAGACCgtattcttgtcaaacatgtggaaaatgtttcggTCGCCAAAATACTTTGGTGcgccacatgagaattcacacaggtgagaagccgtatccttgtcaaacatgtggaaaatgtttcagtgacAAGAGTACTTTGGTgaaacacatgagaattcacacgggtgagaagccgtattcttgtcaaacatgtggaaaatgtttccttCGCCAGGATGCTTTGGTGAAACACATGAGGATTCACACAGCTTAGACAGATAAATAGTAGCATGAAATTACTCATCTAGTTTCATATTGGACGTATTTctgtggtacgcaaggtccactttacaaatctctcatgtcattaatttattttataagttttgtGAAGTTGTTGCAGaattttgacgtcctctgccgctGCTTTGTTTCCTGGTCCGCTGCCATATTTTCcccctggcagactttattgtgcacgtgcaactctcagcagagataaagaaagaagacgatgtatatatatatatatatatatatatatatatatatatatatattagtgctgggcaatgattaaaatttttaatcgcgattgatcacatgacatgctgcgattaatcgcatcgttacgcgcaaaatctctctttcctttaaaaaaaaaggcctacagctataaaaagaaaatgcggtaagttttggtttacaaacatcaggggtctccaacctgcaactctggagctgcaagtgtttCTCTgaaccttccacaatgcctctaaatacgtggctaaagtatttatttttaaatctatctttcttgtcattaggttggaaaccatggacttttttttcctttcttttacataattttccacaaatacctacattccttagcagaaagtctgtccatcctctttttttttttataaaggttttatgtttttctttattttaaaaccttaaaaatggaaataaaatgtggttcttcaaaaataacaaacatcgtatggtggctcttcattaaaaatatatattaacttgcctttttgaaaagtctggtaacatctgcgtctctaaatgagttttatttagctgtctaagggaaaaatgtctctttggattggaaaggttgcaaacccctgcactaaacacataaacaggtttagcagcagttttctctttaaacagcaacagttcaaatatttcttcatatatatttataaaactgaatatttatgagaaagaaatcctcaggatttactaactaaaaggtaaaaagtcagcaggatggatttaaagctgtgatgctgcttccttctaaacacagaaggaacaatatgtggtgaatatcagcatcaggtgaacagacagaaagcaggatgagaatctcacagcttctagatggtgaggagagagaaatattcacaatatgcacaataacttccatccatgcatcttcagtgtttcattatccagatttctggatataaattctctaaactttcattttcagcctccgctaccgggagttaagggttaacatctggtttccgggtgtagcgtcaggtctgtagatgtaactctaaacatgtgtggtatccacagaaagtccagaatctcagctaccagctcagtaaaaccatttctatcaccaccaaacacacTTAAGACAacagttattaaaaataataataaaaaagtttcccgtccaaacattacgatgttctgtccatctgcatgtattttgacaaagagaaacgtcggttctttttttcttcatcctgttccagacagaaaacatgtctttattttaataaacccgctctctcccgatcacgtcagacgcaccgctgcagcagggaaggaagacatggacgccatgtttctgtcatcaaaaaaaaattaacgcgcgattaaaaaaattaacggcgttaattaagcgcgattaacgcgttaacgtgcccatcactaatatacactgctcacaaaaattaaaggagcactttaaagaaacacattagatacatcagatctcaatatgaagttggatatctatacaaataacgacagggcaatgtcttaggaacaaaaggatgccaagtcttttaatggaaataaaagttttcagcctacagagggctcaattgtgtagacaccctaaaatcagagtgaaatgaagatgtggcaggctagtccattttttcaaaaacttaatttctgcaactcaaaatgcttttcagtatcttgtgtggcccccacgagcttgtatgcatgcttgacaacgtcgcggcatgctcctaatgagacgacggatggtgtcttgtggcatttcctcccagatctgtgtgagggcatccctgagctgttgtacagtctgaggAGCAACTTGGCGGCGCCTAATGGATCGAAACATAATGTCCCACACATGTTCTGTTGGGTTTAAGTCAGGGGATCGTGAAGGCCATTCAATTGTTTCaattccttcatcctccaggtaCTACCTGCATACTCTTGCCACATGAGGCCGGGCATTGTCGTGGATTAGGAGGAAACCAGGACCTACTGCACCAGCGTAGGGTCTGACAATGGGTTGAAGGATTTCATCTCGATACCTTATGgcagtcagagaaccatttcctaggcagtagaggtctgtgcgtccctccatggatatgcctccccagactatcactgacccaccaccaaacctgtcatgttgaacgacgttgcaggcagcataacgttctccttgtcttctccagactctttcacgtctatcacaggtgctcagggtgaacctgctctcgtctgtgaaaagtacagggcgccagtggcggaCTTGCCAATTCTGGTGTTCTTCAGCAAATGCCAGTCGAGCTCCACGGTGCTGGGCAGTGAGCACAGGGCCCACTACAGGACGTTGGGCCCTCAGGCCACCTTCATGAAGTCTGTTCCTGATTGTTTGGGTAGAGACATTCACACCAGTGGCCCTCTGGAGGTCATTCTGTAGGGCACGAGCAGTGCTCAGCCTGTTCcgccttgcacaaaggagcaggtaTCGGTCTTGCTGATGGCTTGAGGACCTTCTACGGCCCTGTCCAGCTCTTCGAGAATAACCACCAGTCTCCTGaaatctcctccatgttctggagattgtgctgggagacacattaaaccttctt harbors:
- the LOC121645095 gene encoding zinc finger protein 397-like, which translates into the protein MSSVQHLREFISERLTAAAEEIFTEFEKTIVQYEEEIDRQRRLLDITWNPQIKLIRTEVPHQYVYKVDEALQEDQQLCNQNSNLDQEQPESARIKEEEEELLSSQEEEQLWLKDETDQFQQLIQGNPEAFPGQPRDVVRPACPGSSPRPPPDGTCPNTSSGRRPGEVPHQYVYKVDEALQDDQQLCNQNSNLDQEQPESARIKEEEEELLSSQEEEQLWLKDETDQFQQLIQGNPEAFPGQPRDVVRPACPGSSPRPPPDGTCPNTSSGRRPGEVPHQYVYKVDEALQDDQQLCNQNSNLDQEQPESARIKEEEEELLSSQEEEQLWLKDETDQFQQLIQGNPEAFPGQPRDVVRPACPGSSPRPPPDGTCPNTSSGRRPGEVPHQYVYKVDEALQDDQQLCNQNSNLDQEQPESACIKEEEEELLSSQEEEQLWLKDETDQFSIPAAHEEDGHSDPEPNRDHIPSYSPPADQHSPLEESTVEDSGPTTCADTEPEKSCLTETNENVGEAFLLESHCNERDEKQHSCKFCGKQFETKSKLTVHVRTHTGERPYSCQTCGKCFSLKSTLVKHMRIHTGEKPYSCQRCGKCFSQNTHLVNHMTTHTAKKLYSCPTCGKCFSLRSTLVKHMRIHTGEKPYSCQTCGKCFSQNTHLVNHMTTHTAKKLYSCPTCGKCFSLKSTLVKHMRIHTAERPYSCPTCEKCFSQNQYLLRHITTHTAERPYSCQTCGKCFGRQNTLVRHMRIHTGEKPYPCQTCGKCFSDKSTLVKHMRIHTGEKPYSCQTCGKCFLRQDALVKHMRIHTA